The following coding sequences are from one Nicotiana tabacum cultivar K326 unplaced genomic scaffold, ASM71507v2 Un00128, whole genome shotgun sequence window:
- the LOC142178986 gene encoding vicilin-like seed storage protein At2g28490, with protein sequence MGKRKSLLLLVLVLFSALVSSVGGHWREREEGEESEQRTQGEKWFLLRHLHDVVKTEAGVMKLVKGGYRRGTSFHSPMHIGFISMEPNSLFIPQYLDSNLLLFVHHGEARVGHIYRDELAERSLKPGDVYTIPAGSAFYLENRVENQRLHIICSIDVTSESMGWHAFQSFFIGGGIYPTSIIAGFDHSTLSTALNVSAAELSTFLTRQSSGPIVHLSGSHHTHIWSKFLAQEPHKRLAHLKRIANFEEETIPKEEESTWSLRKFLFTLLNREDVVERVNHKAPSAYNLYNRKADFKNEFGWSKKLDESNYSPLKISGNGVYLVNLSPGSMMAPHVNPTAIEYGIVLKGTGRVQIVYPNGTLAMNARVREGDVFWVPRYFPFCQIASTNGPFEFFGFTTSARRNHQQFLVGKNSLMQSLRGPEFAAAFGISEKRLKRIANAQSEQVILPSSSPASPHHYKATEPERKKMVKFEKMIGSFGNDMIMGFD encoded by the exons ATGGGAAAGAGAAAGAGTCTGCTGCTATTAGTGCTGGTACTTTTCTCTGCACTAGTGTCCTCTGTTGGTGGGCATTGGAGAGAAAGAGAAGAGGGAGAAGAAAGTGAGCAAAGAACACAAGGAGAAAAATGGTTTTTGCTACGTCACTTACATGATGTAGTGAAAACTGAAGCAGGGGTCATGAAATTGGTGAAAGGTGGATATCGCAGAGGAACATCTTTCCATAGTCCAATGCATATTGGTTTCATCTCTATGGAACCCAATAGCCTCTTCATCCCTCAGTACCTTGATTCCAATCTTCTCCTCTTTGTTCACCATG GGGAAGCAAGAGTTGGACACATCTACAGGGATGAATTAGCAGAAAGGAGTTTGAAGCCTGGAGATGTGTACACAATTCCTGCTGGATCAGCTTTCTATTTGGAGAATAGAGTTGAAAACCAGAGACTTCACATTATTTGCAGTATTGATGTTACCTCAGAATCCATGGGATGGCATGCTTTCCAG TCTTTCTTCATTGGTGGTGGAATTTATCCTACATCCATTATTGCTGGATTCGACCATTCCACATTATCAACTGCTCTTAAT GTCTCGGCAGCAGAACTAAGCACGTTCTTGACAAGGCAATCTTCCGGGCCAATCGTGCATTTATCTGGTTCTCATCACACACACATTTGGTCCAAATTCTTGGCCCAAGAACCCCACAAGAGACTAGCTCACTTGAAGAGGATTGCGAATTTTGAGGAAGAAACTATCCCAAAAGAAGAGGAATCAACATGGTCATTGAGGAaatttttatttactttgttaAACAGGGAAGACGTTGTCGAGAGAGTGAATCATAAAGCTCCATCAGCATATAATCTCTACAACAGGAAGGCCGATTTCAAGAACGAGTTTGGATGGAGCAAGAAGTTGGATGAGTCTAATTATTCTCCTCTAAAGATATCCGGCAATGGCGTTTATCTTGTCAATCTATCTCCG GGATCCATGATGGCGCCTCATGTTAATCCAACAGCAATAGAGTATGGAATAGTTTTGAAAGGGACTGGCAGAGTCCAAATTGTGTATCCAAATGGGACTTTAGCCATGAATGCTAGAGTACGAGAAGGGGACGTTTTTTGGGTGCCGAGGTACTTCCCCTTCTGCCAAATTGCTTCAACAAATGGCCCGTTTGAGTTCTTTGGTTTCACGACATCAGCAAGGAGAAACCATCAGCAGTTCTTGGTGGGTAAAAACTCATTGATGCAGAGCTTGAGAGGGCCAGAATTTGCAGCTGCATTTGGTATAAGTGAGAAGAGACTTAAGAGGATTGCCAATGCTCAAAGTGAACAAGTCATCTTGCCATCATCGTCACCGGCTTCTCCTCATCATTACAAGGCAACAGAACCAGAGAGGAAgaaaatggtcaagtttgaaaaGATGATAGGGAGCTTTGGCAATGACATGATCATGGGTTTTGATTAG